GGCGTTAGGGTTACCGCGGTGCCCGACGCGTAGGCTTCAGAACAATCGGTGCCGCAGCTAATGCCGGCGGGACTTGATGTCACCGTACCGGTGCCGGTCACGGCAACCGTCAATGTGTACGTCGTCGTCGGGATCCGCTCAAACACCGCGCCGATCGTAGCGGAGCTATTTAGCGTTCGCGTACAGGTTGCGGTCGTACATGACGTGCCGGTCCAACGCGCGAAGCGATAACCGGCGGCGGCTGTCGCCGTTCCCGTGATCGGCGTACCGGCCGGATAGGATTCGGTACAGTCGGGTTGGCAATTAATGCCGGGAGGGCTCGTAGTGACTTTGCCCGAGCCGGTCGTGGTAACCGTCAATTGATAATTGACAGCATGCGCTACACCGCCCATTGCGAACAACAAAACGCCAACCATCAATGACGGCAGCGATCGGCTGAACTTGCCGAGAAAATTCCTTTTCGGCTTTTGCATGTCGAGCCTCCTAACGCAAAATAGAATTGACCCCTGTCGTAGCTCCCTATGAATTTGCTGTAATGGCTACTGCAGATTGTTGTGCGCGGCGTCGGTGAGGCTTAGCGGTAGGATGGTAATGAGTAAGACTTTTCGCGCCGCTCGTGACTATAGAAGCGGTTTGCGCGTGGCTAAATCCGTTAAAGCATGGTAGTTACCGCGGGTGTTGCTGTAGTGCAACGACCGCGTGTCGGCTAGGCGCGCAGGGCGAACTCAGGTGATACCCCGGCCACAAGCTGGTTAAGTAGGGGTTCTGCGCTTATTGCCTGTATAACTAGAGGATAATTTTAAGTGACCAAAACGTTACACACCGCATTCCGGGTTCGCTCGGCCGGCGATGACGACATGATAGGCATCAGCGCCATCTACACACATCATGTCCTCAACGGCACTGCCTCTTTTGAAGAATCACCTCCCGACGTCGCAGAGATGCGTCAACGTTATCGCGTGATCGTCGACGCTGGCCTGCCTTATCTGGTAGCGGAAAAGGACGGGCGTATTGTCGGTTACAGTTATGTTGGACCGTATCGAACCCGTTCCGCCTACCGATATACCGTCGAGGATTCGGTCTATGTCGATCCGGCGCAGGTAGGTAACGGCATCGGCACGGCGCTGATCACAGCCCTGTTCGAGCCGACCAGACGCCTAGGAATGAAACAGATAATCGCCGTGATCGGTGGCAGTACCAACATTGCTTCTCAGCGCCTGCATGAACGCCAAGGCTTTGTCCATGTGGGTACGCTGACAGCAGTCGGATTTAAGTTTGGTCGCTGGGTCGATTCGGTAGTGATGCAGAAGGCGCTCGACTAGGGCGTGTCCTCATTTCAGTTTGAGCCAAATAAAAGAGCAAGCGAGAAAGACCATGGCCCTGAAGTTGCGGGCCAGCTTCTCGAAGCGAGTAGCAATGCTTCGAAAGTGCTTGAGCCTGGCAAATAAATTCTCGACCAAGTGACGAAGCTTGTAGAGATGCGCATCAAACTCCGGATTGGGCCTCTTGCTGTTTGATTTTCGCGGGATCACCGGCGTCATGCCAGCTTCTCTGGCCCGCTCTCGAATGGCTTCAGAATCGTAGGCCTTGTCAGCAATAAAATTATCCGCCTCGCCGACCTTCTCAATTATCTGGTTTGCAACTTGAGAGTCGTGAACTTCACCCCCAGTGATTTCAAAATCAATCGGATTTCCATGCGCATCGGCGGCAAGATGAAGCTTGGTGGTAGGGCCTCCTCGGGAGGTACCGATGGCTCGCTCGTGACCCTGCCTAGCTCCGCTTGCATGCTGATGCACGCGGACGTAGCTTCCATCGGTGAATACCCACTCTGAATCAATTTCGCCTCGTAGCTCAAAAAAAATTCCGCCCACAGACCTTTCAAGGCCCAACGATTAAAACGGTTGTACGCGGTCTTCCAGGGACAAAATTC
The window above is part of the Gammaproteobacteria bacterium genome. Proteins encoded here:
- a CDS encoding N-acetyltransferase, with the protein product MIGISAIYTHHVLNGTASFEESPPDVAEMRQRYRVIVDAGLPYLVAEKDGRIVGYSYVGPYRTRSAYRYTVEDSVYVDPAQVGNGIGTALITALFEPTRRLGMKQIIAVIGGSTNIASQRLHERQGFVHVGTLTAVGFKFGRWVDSVVMQKALD
- a CDS encoding IS5 family transposase (programmed frameshift); translation: MVRKVLDDGLWDQLQVTLKSKGCHRWKNDRAVMEAILWKLRTGAPWRDVPNEFCPWKTAYNRFNRWALKGLWAEFFFELRGEIDSEWVFTDGSYVRVHQHASGARQGHERAIGTSRGGPTTKLHLAADAHGNPIDFEITGGEVHDSQVANQIIEKVGEADNFIADKAYDSEAIRERAREAGMTPVIPRKSNSKRPNPEFDAHLYKLRHLVENLFARLKHFRSIATRFEKLARNFRAMVFLACSFIWLKLK